A section of the Engraulis encrasicolus isolate BLACKSEA-1 chromosome 8, IST_EnEncr_1.0, whole genome shotgun sequence genome encodes:
- the LOC134453914 gene encoding olfactory receptor 52E4-like, with product MDNGPGNRPGNNTGDVFYLTGFSNLGVHRRLLSIPFFFLLVYMMGANAVVTYVIAKQRTLYKPMYVLIGSLTLLNFFFPLLFIPRMVVSFASGLNGITAVECLLQIFIIHLCGSFQTSILLQMAVDRFFAICWPLRYHDIVNLRNSVLFTAALALRNTATMIAMVCLFVPLTFCQSNVIYHCACVATLACGTSVRSYLAGIMAFTITTSDCLIIAATYVVIFIVIFWSSSGESRQKAIHTCSTHLLVIGVSYLSVVCAFIGYRVSAIPQDIRVALTLSYLFIPSCFSPVIYGIRTNEIKVHVLKMFKVNAAVDIKNT from the coding sequence ATGGACAACGGACCAGGAAACAGACCAGGAAACAACACAGGCGACGTGTTCTACCTGACCGGCTTCAGCAACCTGGGGGTGCACCGGCGtctgctctccatccctttcttctttctcttggtGTACATGATGGGGGCCAATGCTGTCGTCACTTATGTCATTGCCAAACAGAGAACTCTGTACAAACCCATGTATGTGCTCATTGGCTCGCTCACACTTCTGAATTTCTTTTTCCCCTTACTGTTTATCCCAAGGATGGTGGTTAGTTTTGCCTCTGGCCTCAATGGCATCACTGCTGTGGAGTGCCTCTTGCAAATATTTATCATCCACCTGTGTGGTAGTTTCCAGACCAGCATTTTGCTTCAGATGGCTGTGGATAGGTTCTTCGCCATTTGCTGGCCTTTGCGATACCACGACATAGTCAACCTGCGGAACTCTGTGCTGTTCACTGCTGCTCTTGCCCTGCGAAACACTGCCACGATGATCGCCATGGTGTGCTTGTTTGTCCCGCTCACCTTTTGCCAGTCTAACGTCATCTACCACTGTGCGTGCGTGGCGACTCTGGCGTGCGGCACCTCGGTGCGGAGTTACCTGGCGGGCATTATGGctttcaccatcaccaccagcgaCTGCCTCATCATCGCGGCCACTTACGTGGTCATTTTCATCGTCATATTTTGGAGTTCGTCGGGCGAGTCCCGCCAGAAGGCCATTCACACCTGCAGCACGCACCTGCTGGTGATTGGGGTCTCGTACCTTAGTGTGGTGTGTGCCTTCATTGGGTACAGAGTGAGTGCCATCCCGCAGGATATCAGGGTGGCACTGACTCTCTCGTATCTCTTCATCCCGAGTTGTTTCAGCCCAGTCATTTATGGCATCAGGACCAATGAGATTAAGGTTCATGTGCTCAAAATGTTTAAGGTCAATGCAGCAGTGGATATTAAGAACACCTAA